The Thalassomonas actiniarum genome contains the following window.
TCATGGCTTTGCCTGTTGAGGGAGTCCAAATATTGGCGCTTTTCTTTGAGCTTGATTTCCAGCCCGCGATCGCTCGGCTGATATAAACGGGTATCGGCAATCACTTCTGGAAAATAGTTTTCACCGGCGGCAAAGGCCTGCGCCTCATCATGGGCATAACGGTATTCGGCGCCGTGCCCCAGCTCTTTGGTAATGCTGCTGGTGGCATTTTTCAAATGGGCCGGCACATCCAGGTCCGCCGTTTGTTTTGCCAGTACCTTGGCCTGGTTAAAGGCTATATAGACGGCATTGCTTTTTGGCGCCAGAGCCAAATAAACACAGGCCTGGGCAATGGCGCGCTCCCCTTCTGCCGGTCCTACCCTATGGTAGGTATCCCAGGCATTAAGGGCCAGCTGTATTGCTCTTGGGTCGGCATTGCCGATATCTTCACTGGCGATAGCCAATAACCGCCGGGCGACATACAGGGCATCGCCGCCGCCGGTAATAATACGGGCGTACCAGTACAGGGCGGCATCGGGATCTGAGCCGCGCACCGATTTATGAAAGGCGCTGATCATGTCATAAAAAGCATCGCCGCCTTTATCGTATAAGGCGATTTTACTGCCCGCCACCTGGGCGATAAGCTCGGCGGTGATCACCTTGACCTTGTTTTCATTGTCCGGCCCGGGTGCCGGTACGGCAATTTCAATACAGTTTTCCAGCAGGTTCAACAGCCGCCTGGCATCACCATCGCTGCGTTTTAACAGGCTTTGTCTGGCATCATCATCCAAGTTGACTTGCACCTT
Protein-coding sequences here:
- a CDS encoding replication-associated recombination protein A; its protein translation is MTSANGTLDLGFEENDEFKPLAARLRPQTLEHYVGQQHILAPGMPLRLAIEQGNCHSLIFWGPPGTGKTTLAEIIAGHANADIERVSAVTSGIKEIRQAIDNAKQRAIHQQRRTVLFVDEVHRFNKSQQDAFLPHIEDGTIIFIGATTENPAFELNQAVLSRARVYTLTRLASEDLELVLNRALSLEQEKVQVNLDDDARQSLLKRSDGDARRLLNLLENCIEIAVPAPGPDNENKVKVITAELIAQVAGSKIALYDKGGDAFYDMISAFHKSVRGSDPDAALYWYARIITGGGDALYVARRLLAIASEDIGNADPRAIQLALNAWDTYHRVGPAEGERAIAQACVYLALAPKSNAVYIAFNQAKVLAKQTADLDVPAHLKNATSSITKELGHGAEYRYAHDEAQAFAAGENYFPEVIADTRLYQPSDRGLEIKLKEKRQYLDSLNRQSHDQRYK